One Ictalurus punctatus breed USDA103 chromosome 21, Coco_2.0, whole genome shotgun sequence genomic window carries:
- the myog gene encoding myogenin, whose translation MELFETNPYFFPEQRFYESGENFFPSRLTGGFDQGGYQDRSSMVGLCGDGRLLSSNVGLEDKPSPSSTLSLSLSPNQEQEHCPGQCLPWACKVCKRKSVSMDRRRAATLREKRRLKKVNEAFEALKRSTLSNPNQRLPKVEILRSAIQYIERLQALVSSLNQQEHEQTGLHYRSSAAQRVSSSNEQGSGSTCCSSPEWSTASDHCTTAYGSTHEDLLNEDSSEQANLRSLTSIVDSITGTEGAPVAYSVDITK comes from the exons ATGGAGCTTTTTGAGACCAACCCATACTTCTTCCCCGAGCAGCGCTTTTACGAAAGCGGTGAGAACTTCTTCCCTTCCAGGCTTACAGGGGGATTTGATCAAGGAGGATATCAGGATCGGAGCTCCATGGTGGGGCTGTGTGGGGACGGAAGGCTGCTTTCTAGCAATGTAGGTCTAGAAGACAAGCCATCTCCATCCTCCACACTGTCTCTGTCACTCTCGCCCAACCAGGAGCAAGAGCACTGCCCGGGGCAATGCCTGCCGTGGGCCTGCAAGGTGTGCAAGCGAAAGTCGGTAAGCATGGACCGGCGTCGAGCGGCCACGCTACGTGAGAAGCGCAGGCTCAAGAAGGTAAATGAGGCATTTGAGGCGCTTAAGCGCAGCACACTGTCAAACCCCAACCAGAGGCTACCCAAGGTGGAGATCCTCAGAAGTGCTATCCAGTACATCGAGCGGCTACAGGCACTTGTCAGTTCACTCAATCAGCAGGAGCATGAGCAGACTGGCCTGCATTACAGGTCCTCGGCTGCTCAGAGG gtGTCATCCTCCAATGAGCAGGGTTCAGGCAGCACATGCTGTAGCAGCCCGGAGTGGAGCACTGCATCAGACCACTGCACCACAGCCTATGGCTCCACCCATGAAG ATCTGCTGAACGAAGATTCTTCGGAGCAAGCCAATCTGAGATCTCTGACATCTATCGTCGACAGCATCACTGGCACAGAGGGAGCGCCGGTCGCTTACTCAGTGGACATTACGAAGTGA